The sequence TCGTTAGCTAGAACATGCTCGGTTATGCGTGCAGAATCGGTAATTCATATCTAAAagaattattatacattttaaaaaaaaagagagaagagctgaagtttattgtttctgtttttttaacaaatcaattttattttataattgtgtATTAAATTTACCGTTCACATAAATCAGAAAGAAATAatctaaaagaaatattttgtattaaaatgacatataaaaatgatttacttTCGCCTTTTGTAACAAATTATTTAGCTAAATGTTAATCCtcctgattttctttttcagaaaCAATTGGAGGTACATGAAATAGGGGCGCTGAATTTATTTATATGCCTAGTCGCAAGATATTTTCGACAGCTCGACTTGGCCGATCCTTGATACTCCATTTATTAAAGTGCAATTACAATTATACTTGgatgtttcaataaaattaatcttttgATACATCTGTCTTGTTCTTGCACGCCTTcccaattattttcaaatatactACTGGTAATAGGGTACAATGAGGcaacgttttaattaaataaaagtgtATTACAATAATCGAGCAATAAGCAGAGAAATTGGAAAAGAACGAAGGTACTCTTAAGCTATATTCTCTTGGTCCTGGAGCAGTGCTGTTGCTAATCGTTCTAAATCATCGTAACTAAGGTTATTCACTTTATTTTTCAGGTCTTTTATCAACTCATTGACTATTGATTCTGTCTCAGACTCTGTGTAATAATGCCTCAAAACTCTAGATACTTCATCTCTTAATAAATTTGTGCCAGACTTGCTATGCGAAGCCTTTCCTTCGCCAGATCCTTCATCGGCTTTCTTAATTACCAAGAGATTTAACTTGCTTCCGTCCTTAATCCCTGGATAGAAACTCAATGgattttcatctgaaatattACAGTAATATTGTGTTAACCATAACCTATTAAAATTCGTACAATTTTCTTGaggtattaaaaaatttaccaGCTAACGTTTTGCCTGTAAGCAACAGTCTTTGTTGTGGAACATCTATGCCCAATAGATCACTGACTTTGTGCTTTAATTGCAGCACTGTGTCCGAGGGCATAATCtattaaaatagtgaatgatttaataacaatttggTGTTGCGAAATTCCTTTCACTTGACGAACTATGGATATCATATCGAAGTGAAAGTTCGAGATACGTCATCGATGGCACATTCGTAAAATAAACTCATCGTACGACGATTATCttgtaaatagaaaaaaaaaaaataaggaacaGTCAAGATGCCTCGTACTCACGTCAACAACGCATTCTTTTCCTTGAAGCTTCTTCACGATAACTTTCATGTTGCAATGTATTCGAGGGAGCGTCTGTAAATTGACACGATCCGGTGGAATCAAATTTTTCGCAAGAACGAAATCTTGAACGATACAGATAAGGATTGGAGCATTTTATTGTGAGGTTATATTTTGCGACACACGATATTACTAACACGGCGTCATCAACTATTTCTACCGAGGACACGCGTACACATGCACACAGGTAGTCAGAAACAATATAGAGGTCGATACTAGTTTATCGATACACACGCCGCCATTGagattttcttttctcattaTAATAACCAAACGAATTTTTTAACCTatattttcaaatcattttcAATCATTGCGAATTTTCTTGTTATATCATTcatttatttgcaatttaaaaagcAACATTTATTCGGAGTAAGAAAGTGTAGCTATCGTTTCGATACGATATATCGATACTAGCACTTGAATTTTTGGCGGTTTCTCTGAACGTTGACGTTTCATTGAAGGTTAGGTTTCGAGCACAAACGCGCGATCATGGATAACGAGAAAGAAACAAAATCAGAGGAAAATTGTTCCAGTCCGGAGGAGGATGTTTTCATTACTTGTAGAGGAGACTTAACCTCGTATTTTGAAGATTGGGATCACAGTATAAATAAAGTTTACTTATCAAAGGTAAgcgaagtaaataaataaatacacatGTTGCGTGCATGTAACAGTTTGAAATTATTTGCAGATACCACAAATCTGCAAAGATGAGCCATGTCAGCTTGGCATTGATGAGGCTGGCCGTGGACCAGTCCTGGGTCCTATGCTTTATGGAATTTCCTATGCGCCTCTGTCAATGAAACAGCTTCTCGTAGACTTGGGCTGTGCGGATTCAAAAAGTTTGACAGAGGAGAAGAGGGAtgtaatttttgataaaatttgtgAAAAGCGTGACAAAATGGGTTGGGCTGTAGAAGCTATATCCCCTAATTTTATTGCAAACAGCATGTATCGTCGCAGTAAAACGTCTTTGAACGAGGTGTCTATGACTTCCGCCATTGAATTAACCAAAAAGATAATAGAGGCTGGCGCATGGATCTCAGAGGTGTATGTAGATACAGTAGGCAGGCCTGAGAAGTACCAGGCTAAGCTGGAACAGATCTTTCCTGGCATTAAAATAACTGTAGCAAAGAAAGCTGATTCCACGTATCCAATTGTCAGCGCAGCTAGTATCTGCGCCAAGGTTTCTCGTGATCATGCGATACGAGCATGGCAATTTCTGGAAGGATCCATTGCGAAGGAGTATGGAAGCGGGTATCCGAATGATCCGGACACAAAGAATTGGCTGATACAAAACGTAGACCCTGTGTTTGGCTTTCCACAACTTGTCAGATTCAGTTGGTCTACCGCTGAGAAAATCCTGGAAGAGAAAGCCCTGTCGGTGGAATGGGAAGAGGTGGAGGACGGTGGGAATCCTGGAGAGCAGAAAAtctcaaatttctttttcagatCACCTCCCAAGTCTTGCCAGTCGAAGAGGAAGCGATACAAGTTTTTCGCTGATAGATGTCTCTTCAATACTACTACTTTGTGATGTTTTCAATTTACAATACAGTACCTTACGGTGATACTTGGAATGGAAACTCGCCTCTATATTGCCTCACTATGAAACAGTAAATCTCTACAGGAGAATATACTACGCATTTGTTTTGCCGACCGTCGACATTGAACGCCGCTTTATTATCAGAACGTTAAGTTAAAGATAAAAGTTGGTTTgatttatgtacatatgtacagagTGCTCTTACATTAATACCATGGGTAAAGAGTGGCAAGTACATTATGATGGATACATTTACACACTCTCCAATGGTGTTCCGCTTGTAATTAACGATTAGGAATGTTACTGGCGCGAAATGTTCAAATGTTCTTTGGTGAAACACGCTCTACACTCACGCTCGCATTTAACTCTACGATAACATATCTTTGCGATTGATTAATAGCGACTAGATTTGATAAAAGCTACGACGAAAGAGAACATACTCTCACCGGGGTTGAATCTTATTCTCCCACGATTGGACGATAGAAACACTCGTGTACAGTTAGATATAAATGTGCTCGACACGCACTTGCTTTCATCCTTGGACATGCATTCGAgtgattaatatttttcttcacaCGTACTGGAAATTTTCTTAAGACGaatgagagaaagaaaaggagttTTTCTAACACCGAGGTTGGCGTACCTGTGGATACTTTTTCAACACAGATTTTATATAAAGTACGGTTGTTTGTTTtgttaaaactttgaataaaaaactttgaatataatcATGATCGATCGTTTTCTATTGGATCAGTTCATAAATCTGTTCACAGATGTaggtaaatttaataattgagaTCGGCAGTTTTCATAAGGTAGGGAGGggggaggagaaaagaaatgaaatctaTGCACAGATTAATGGACTAATCCAATAAATACGAGTTCACCTGCTATCCTCTAACTCTCTAAACATACTGACGTACATCTTTGTTTAATATATTCTTTCGCCTATGTCCTCGCTAACTCCGCTAACTGCgattataaaaaatagaaacaacACGGATAATTTAGTACACAATGGTCTCCGCATGACACCATTCGGAGGCCTGGAAAATGGATGAGCAGGAAGGACGCGTGTGTCTCTTCTTCCTCTTATCGAAGGATCAATAAACACGTGACCAGTGGTATGATGCAGGGTACCAGCGCGCTACTTCCGCTTCCTGGAACAAGAGAAAAGTCGTGACGTAAAGGAAGGTATCCACTCGAGAGAGTGAAACCCGCGCGAGAAGCTGTCGATATCGTTTCTTATAGATGAGCACACTATTCTGAAAGTGACTATTAGTCACCAGAGAATAACTCTCGGTACACTTTTCACCTGCAACAAGTGCCATCGACAATTTCAGCTCGAATCTCAGCCTTATGCGGGCAACGGAATACCGGGAATGTATTGCCGGTTGCAGGGCTGCAGGGGCAAAACGAAAATTGTACGCGTGGAAGTATACGCAAAGGGGATTCTCTTAACCGGCGTAAAGTGTCGATATAAAGTTATGTATTGTCGGTTGCAGGGCTACAGGGGCAAAACGAAAATTGTACGCGTGGAAGTCTACGTAAAGGGGATTCGCTTAATCGGCGTAAAGAGTGTCGATATAAAGTTTGCTATAATTTCTCGCTGATTTCACCTACTTGTCTTTTGCACGATTAATCTTGCAACAAAGTACTCGGATCTCGATGGCGGGCAACGGAAAACCGGGAATGTATTGCCGGTTGCAGGGCTGCAGGGGCGAAACGAAAATTGTACGCGTGGAAGTATATGCAAAGGGGATTCGCTTAACCGGCGTAGAGTGTCGATATAAAGTTATGTATTGCCGGTTGCAGGGCTGCAGGGGCAAAAACGAAAATTGTACGCGTGGAAGTCTACGCAAAGGGGGTTCGCTTAATCGGCGTAAAGAGTGTCGATATAAAGTTTGCTATAATTTCTCGCTGATTTCACCTACTTGTCTTTTGCACGATTAATCTTGCAACAAAGTACTCGGATCTCGACGGCGGGCAACGGAAAACCGGGAATGTATTGCCGGTTGCAGGGCTGCAGGGGCAAAAGGAAAATTGTACGCGTGGAAGTCTACACAAAGGGGATTCGCTTAACCGGCGTAGAATGTCGATATAAATTTTGCTATAATTTCTCGCTGATTTCACCTACTTGTCTGCCCTTTTGCACGATTAATCTTGCAACAAAGTACTCGGATCTCGACGCAAGAAGAGActcgaggaaaaataaaaaacggaAGACTAAGTTATGGTTCTAGACCGGTTGGGGatctttttaaaaaatgattcttcGTTGAAGGATAAATCGAAACGATGGAATAAACTTTTCAGAGAGAAGCGACTCTGAAGGAGCTGTCTGGCACTCAGAAGTGTCTCAGAGGTTCTCATTATATTTACTATTACTTGAGACATTGACAAATTAAGAAATGAGGCTTCCTCTAGGAAATATGGCGATataagggaagcaggaattcttaaaatattcattttgacGACATTAATATTAATCCTTGGACGGTGGACTATAGAGAGAtccctaatttttatttaattttctattttctattatttttattttttaagtattacactgttcctttaagaATTATTCTTATTCAATTTAACGtagttttgaattattaaacattataaaatttatatgtgTGTTGGCAGTGGACCACCCCTTATGcgcgaaaattttttttttgtattaaactttataatatttaatcataagtgtaatttttaaaggaactgtgtaatatttagaaaatgaaaataatatgaaatagaaaattaaataaaaaaatatagggTCCTCTTCGCTACATTGTCAGTTTCCCTAAGAGGAAGGATAGGAATCCGGGACTCCACTATTTTCCCTGAGGAAACCTCAAAGAATGTACATAATAACGTAGggaatttattaatttgatatttctaaCTGGGTAAAGATGAGAAGCACTGAGGTACATCCGCCAAGTGCACGCGTTTTTAAGCGGTTTTCCTTAAGAATGAACGTTCCCACGAAAAAACGTCATTCCACATTTTCGACGCG comes from Osmia lignaria lignaria isolate PbOS001 chromosome 8, iyOsmLign1, whole genome shotgun sequence and encodes:
- the LOC117611267 gene encoding ribonuclease H2 subunit A isoform X1; protein product: MHTGFEHKRAIMDNEKETKSEENCSSPEEDVFITCRGDLTSYFEDWDHSINKVYLSKIPQICKDEPCQLGIDEAGRGPVLGPMLYGISYAPLSMKQLLVDLGCADSKSLTEEKRDVIFDKICEKRDKMGWAVEAISPNFIANSMYRRSKTSLNEVSMTSAIELTKKIIEAGAWISEVYVDTVGRPEKYQAKLEQIFPGIKITVAKKADSTYPIVSAASICAKVSRDHAIRAWQFLEGSIAKEYGSGYPNDPDTKNWLIQNVDPVFGFPQLVRFSWSTAEKILEEKALSVEWEEVEDGGNPGEQKISNFFFRSPPKSCQSKRKRYKFFADRCLFNTTTL
- the LOC117611267 gene encoding ribonuclease H2 subunit A isoform X2, which encodes MDNEKETKSEENCSSPEEDVFITCRGDLTSYFEDWDHSINKVYLSKIPQICKDEPCQLGIDEAGRGPVLGPMLYGISYAPLSMKQLLVDLGCADSKSLTEEKRDVIFDKICEKRDKMGWAVEAISPNFIANSMYRRSKTSLNEVSMTSAIELTKKIIEAGAWISEVYVDTVGRPEKYQAKLEQIFPGIKITVAKKADSTYPIVSAASICAKVSRDHAIRAWQFLEGSIAKEYGSGYPNDPDTKNWLIQNVDPVFGFPQLVRFSWSTAEKILEEKALSVEWEEVEDGGNPGEQKISNFFFRSPPKSCQSKRKRYKFFADRCLFNTTTL
- the LOC117611271 gene encoding ubiquitin-like protein 4A, encoding MKVIVKKLQGKECVVDIMPSDTVLQLKHKVSDLLGIDVPQQRLLLTGKTLADENPLSFYPGIKDGSKLNLLVIKKADEGSGEGKASHSKSGTNLLRDEVSRVLRHYYTESETESIVNELIKDLKNKVNNLSYDDLERLATALLQDQENIA